In Dyadobacter sp. CECT 9275, the following proteins share a genomic window:
- the queA gene encoding tRNA preQ1(34) S-adenosylmethionine ribosyltransferase-isomerase QueA: protein MKLSEFKFDLPQSLIALHPSDRGESRLMVVHRKTGEIEHKSFSDLINYFDDGDVMAINDTKVFPARLYGQKEKTGAKIEVFLLRELNREMRLWDVLVDPARKIRVGNKLYFGDSDLVAEVIDNTTSRGRTIRFLYDGDNDAFMKLVDELGETPLPPEIITRRKVESSDRERFQTIFAEHIGAVAAPTAGLHFTKAMMKRLEIKGVDFAPITLHVGLGTFRNVDVEDLTKHKTDSENYRITQASADVINKAIDAKKRVCAVGTTSLKAIESSVSASGHLKAVEGWTDKFVFPPYDFKIANAMISNFQLPESILLMSACAFGGYDLIMKAYEIAIKEKYKFFTYGDAMLII from the coding sequence ATGAAGCTATCCGAATTTAAATTTGATCTCCCCCAAAGCCTGATTGCCCTTCATCCATCAGACCGTGGCGAGTCCCGTCTGATGGTGGTTCACCGGAAAACAGGCGAAATAGAACATAAATCATTCTCAGACCTTATTAACTATTTCGACGACGGCGACGTAATGGCGATCAATGATACCAAAGTTTTTCCGGCGCGGCTGTATGGTCAGAAAGAAAAAACAGGTGCTAAAATCGAAGTATTTCTTTTAAGAGAACTAAACCGTGAAATGCGGTTATGGGATGTACTGGTTGATCCGGCACGCAAGATCCGGGTAGGGAACAAACTGTATTTCGGGGATAGCGATCTGGTAGCTGAGGTAATTGATAATACTACGTCTCGCGGCCGTACCATAAGGTTTCTATACGACGGCGACAATGATGCATTCATGAAACTGGTGGATGAATTGGGAGAAACACCACTTCCCCCTGAAATTATTACCCGCCGGAAAGTGGAAAGCTCCGACAGAGAGCGTTTCCAGACGATCTTTGCTGAGCATATCGGAGCGGTGGCAGCGCCTACCGCCGGGCTCCACTTTACGAAAGCAATGATGAAACGGCTCGAAATTAAAGGCGTGGATTTTGCGCCCATTACCCTGCACGTAGGGCTCGGAACATTCCGTAATGTGGATGTGGAAGATCTGACCAAACACAAAACCGATTCGGAAAATTACAGGATCACCCAGGCAAGCGCAGATGTGATCAACAAGGCAATTGATGCAAAAAAACGTGTATGCGCAGTAGGTACCACTTCGCTAAAGGCGATCGAATCATCCGTATCGGCGAGCGGGCATCTGAAAGCCGTGGAAGGATGGACAGATAAGTTTGTCTTTCCTCCTTACGACTTTAAAATTGCCAATGCAATGATATCTAATTTTCAGCTGCCTGAGTCGATCCTTCTGATGTCGGCCTGTGCATTTGGAGGTTATGATCTGATCATGAAAGCCTATGAAATTGCCATCAAAGAGAAGTACAAGTTTTTTACTTACGGTGATGCAATGCTGATCAT
- a CDS encoding acetyl-CoA carboxylase biotin carboxylase subunit, whose product MPEIKKILIANRGEIAMRIMRTAREMNIKTVAVFSEADRKSPHVRYADEAVCIGPPPSAESYLNGTRIIEACRALGVDAIHPGYGFLSENAAFAKQAEEAGITFIGPSSSAIEIMGSKLAAKQAAARYNIPMVPGTSEAITDRDQAKQIAKQIGYPVLIKASAGGGGKGMRVVEDETAFDEQMDRAVSEALSSFGDGSVFIEKYITSPKHIEIQILGDKHGNIIHLFERECSIQRRHQKVIEEAPSISIDDNIRNEMGRCAVDVARSCGYYGAGTVEFILDENRNFYFLEMNTRLQVEHPVTELITGVDLVKQMIFIAEGRELSIRQRDIFIKGHAVESRIYAEDPENNFLPGVGTLQTYRTPKGNGIRVDDGFEQGMEIPLYYDPMISKLITYGENRKEAIHKMVRAIEEYHISGVKTTLGFCRFVMCHEEFISGRFDTNFVGTYFKPALLSQIPTQEELALAALITSEALTKSATHTVPDGTGREANQSKWKQRRH is encoded by the coding sequence ATGCCCGAAATAAAAAAAATTCTGATTGCCAACCGCGGTGAAATTGCCATGCGGATTATGAGGACAGCCCGGGAAATGAACATAAAAACCGTAGCTGTCTTCAGTGAGGCAGACAGAAAATCTCCCCATGTCCGATATGCAGACGAAGCCGTATGTATTGGCCCGCCACCCTCGGCGGAGTCTTATCTTAACGGAACGAGGATCATAGAGGCATGCCGGGCTCTTGGAGTAGATGCTATCCATCCGGGATACGGCTTTTTATCCGAAAATGCGGCCTTTGCCAAACAGGCAGAAGAAGCTGGCATTACTTTTATCGGCCCTTCGTCTTCTGCAATCGAGATCATGGGAAGCAAACTGGCTGCCAAGCAGGCTGCCGCCCGATACAACATCCCAATGGTACCCGGAACCTCCGAAGCCATTACGGACAGGGATCAGGCAAAGCAGATTGCAAAACAGATCGGCTATCCGGTATTGATCAAAGCAAGTGCCGGTGGCGGCGGAAAAGGGATGCGCGTGGTTGAAGACGAAACGGCATTTGATGAACAAATGGACAGGGCGGTCAGCGAGGCTCTCTCTTCCTTTGGTGACGGCTCCGTATTCATTGAAAAGTATATCACTTCCCCAAAACACATCGAGATCCAGATACTGGGCGATAAGCACGGCAATATCATTCATTTGTTCGAACGCGAATGCTCCATACAACGGCGGCACCAGAAGGTAATCGAAGAAGCTCCTTCCATTTCAATTGATGATAACATCCGCAATGAGATGGGGCGCTGTGCCGTAGATGTGGCGAGATCCTGCGGATATTATGGCGCGGGTACCGTGGAATTCATCCTGGATGAAAATAGGAATTTCTATTTCCTGGAAATGAATACGCGTTTACAGGTAGAACACCCGGTGACCGAACTCATTACCGGGGTAGACCTGGTCAAACAAATGATATTCATTGCCGAGGGACGGGAGTTGTCCATTCGGCAGCGAGATATCTTCATCAAAGGGCATGCCGTGGAATCAAGGATTTATGCCGAAGATCCGGAAAACAATTTTCTGCCCGGCGTAGGCACTTTGCAAACCTACAGAACTCCGAAGGGTAATGGGATACGGGTGGACGACGGCTTTGAACAAGGCATGGAAATTCCTCTCTATTACGACCCCATGATTTCCAAGCTGATCACCTACGGGGAAAACCGCAAGGAGGCTATCCACAAAATGGTGAGGGCCATTGAAGAGTATCACATCAGCGGGGTAAAAACAACGTTGGGTTTCTGCAGGTTTGTCATGTGTCATGAGGAATTTATCAGCGGACGTTTTGATACGAATTTTGTAGGTACTTATTTTAAACCTGCCTTGCTCAGCCAGATTCCGACACAGGAAGAACTGGCCCTGGCAGCACTGATTACCTCCGAGGCACTGACAAAATCAGCTACTCATACCGTACCTGACGGCACCGGCCGGGAGGCAAACCAGTCCAAATGGAAACAGCGGCGCCACTGA
- a CDS encoding aminotransferase class I/II-fold pyridoxal phosphate-dependent enzyme, with amino-acid sequence MDIFEKLHNNSGPIGTPAKMLNSHHYFSFPMLEGELGPKMRFMGREVLNWSLNNYLGLANHPEVRKVDAEAAAKWGLAYPMGARMMSGNSTLHEAFEKELAEFVGKKDAFLLNYGYQGIMSAIECICDHRDVIVYDAESHACLIDGIRLHKAKMGQYYKFNHNDMASLEKNLIRATKLAEEKGGGVLVITEGVFGMSGKVGDLKAIAELKKKYQFRLMVDDAHGFGTMGETGAGAGELCGVQKEIDLYFSTFAKSMAAIGAFIASDDPEIIMYLKYNMRSQTYAKALPMPYVEGCRKRLEMIKSMPELRSKLWENVKAMQDGLRSRGFNIGETESPVTPVFLHSEGGIPEATRMVRDLRENMGVFCSIVVYPVVPKGQIMLRIIPTAAHSLEDVEYTLDAFTTLAEKLKNRVYQIEDVQEEVE; translated from the coding sequence GTGGATATTTTTGAGAAACTGCACAACAATTCTGGGCCGATCGGTACCCCTGCTAAAATGCTGAATAGCCATCATTATTTTTCATTTCCGATGCTCGAAGGAGAACTTGGGCCGAAAATGAGATTTATGGGGCGTGAGGTTTTAAACTGGAGCCTGAATAACTATCTGGGGCTGGCCAATCATCCGGAGGTACGTAAAGTGGATGCTGAGGCCGCGGCCAAATGGGGGCTGGCTTATCCAATGGGTGCCCGAATGATGTCAGGAAATTCTACGCTTCATGAGGCATTTGAGAAAGAACTTGCTGAATTTGTTGGGAAAAAAGATGCATTTCTCCTGAATTACGGATATCAGGGCATTATGTCTGCCATCGAGTGTATCTGTGATCACCGGGATGTGATTGTGTATGATGCGGAATCACATGCCTGCCTGATCGACGGGATTCGTTTGCACAAAGCCAAAATGGGGCAATACTACAAGTTTAACCATAATGATATGGCTAGCCTTGAAAAAAACCTGATCAGGGCTACCAAGCTTGCAGAAGAAAAAGGCGGCGGGGTTCTGGTGATTACCGAAGGCGTTTTTGGTATGTCGGGAAAAGTGGGAGACCTGAAGGCAATAGCCGAATTGAAAAAGAAATACCAGTTCCGTCTGATGGTGGATGATGCACATGGGTTCGGTACCATGGGGGAAACCGGCGCCGGTGCCGGCGAACTTTGCGGAGTACAAAAGGAAATTGACCTGTACTTCTCCACTTTTGCGAAATCGATGGCAGCCATTGGTGCATTCATAGCATCCGATGATCCGGAGATTATCATGTATCTGAAATATAACATGCGTTCTCAGACATACGCCAAAGCGTTACCAATGCCTTATGTTGAAGGGTGCCGCAAGCGTCTTGAGATGATCAAGTCCATGCCCGAGCTGAGATCCAAATTGTGGGAGAATGTGAAAGCTATGCAAGACGGGCTCCGTTCCCGTGGGTTCAATATAGGAGAAACGGAGTCACCGGTAACGCCTGTTTTTCTTCACAGCGAAGGAGGTATCCCCGAAGCTACCCGCATGGTACGTGACCTCAGGGAAAATATGGGCGTGTTCTGTTCCATTGTTGTTTACCCAGTGGTTCCGAAGGGGCAGATCATGCTCAGAATCATCCCGACGGCCGCTCATTCACTTGAAGATGTGGAGTATACCCTGGATGCTTTTACTACTCTGGCAGAGAAATTAAAGAACAGGGTATACCAGATAGAAGACGTACAGGAAGAGGTAGAATAG